In Odontesthes bonariensis isolate fOdoBon6 chromosome 20, fOdoBon6.hap1, whole genome shotgun sequence, a genomic segment contains:
- the slc4a2b gene encoding anion exchange protein 2b isoform X1: MSNPSTHGPEAPAPSSLHGVPRPEEEDDGDLNKALGVQRFQQILRPAAAVPDEQHHSYHEEDIEYHRHSSHHIHRPLSKLPSEGRRKKSGKKRKKDKDHKASSAPCSGPIEEGEDEEEEEDEGAETPSAPPESERPKDVEFFLSDEDQMAKCGAESPHSPRELNFVPQPAVDADTDASSNDKPASADAPSSAPQSPPPGHPPLARVSSTGRSYDLQERRRTGNMTGAEQAKYERIATDESEAQTLASADLDGIKSHRFEDVPGVRRHLVRKSTKGQVVHTGKDHKEPTTRSRKQDRTPHELPVVLYRSPSRPDCILLDMDCGQMARYQKVFVELNELTMDKNQEMQWKETARWIKFEEDVEEETDRWGKPHVASLSFRSLLELRKTISHGAVLLDLDQKTLPGIAHQVVEKMIISDQIKAEDRANVLRALLLKHSHPSDEKEHSSHFPRNISAASLGSLIAHHHNANHSHQLEPSVTDPLMGTANSTGDMDTHIDMDKNELQKEPTLGTGMHRSKSKHELKLLEKIPENAEATVVLVGCVDFLEQPTMAFVRLQEAVELESVLEVPVPVRFLFVLLGPPTTSMDYHQIGRSISTLMSDKQFHEAAYLADDRQDLLNAINSFLDCSIVLPPSEMGDDELLRSVARFQREMLRKREEQEVKLLSKEPKSLEEKEALLTPLKKSDNPLQRTGRPFGGLIRDVRRRYPKYVSDFKDALNSQCMAAVIFIYFAALSPAITFGGLLGEKTDGLIGVSELIVSTAVQGVLFCLLGAQPLLVVGFSGPLLVFEEAFYSFCKTNDMEYLTGRVWIGFWLIIIVVVTVALEGSFLVRFVSRFTQEIFSFLISLIFICETFIKLGKIFKEHPLKRCSLVNGTEGVASMDNDTLAVGNGTLPVTVSGEPNTALLSLALMAGTFFIAFYLRKFKNSAFFPGRLRRIIGDFGVPIAILIMVLVDYSLEDTYTQKLSVPRGFSVTSPSKRGWIISPLGSDGEFPVWMMFACCLPALLVFILIFMETQITTLIVCKKERMLVKGSGFHLDLLLIVVLGGSSALFGLPWMAAATVRSVTHVNALTVMSKAVAPGDKPRIQEVKEQRVTGLLVAVMVGMSIVIGDLLRQIPLAVLFGIFLYMGVMSLNGIQLTERMMLLLMPPKYHPDHTYVRKVRTLRMHLFTVIQVVCLAVLWAVMSTQASLAFPFVLILTVPVKMLVLQRIFTVREIACLDADDAEPKFDERECHDEYSEMPMPV, translated from the exons ccAGAGGCTCCTGCTCCCTCCTCTCTTCACGGGGTTCCCCGCCCAGAAGAGGAGGACGACGGGGACCTGAATAAAGCTTTGGGTGTCCAGCGCTTCCAGCAGATCCTCCGCCCTGCTGCCGCCGTCCCCGACGAGCAGCACCACTCTTACCATGAAGAGGACATCGAAT ACCACCGTCACTCCTCTCACCACATCCACCGGCCTCTGTCCAAACTGCCCTCCGAGGGACGAAGGAAGAAGAGCGGCAAGAAGAGGAAAAAGGACAAGGATCACAAAGCCAGCAGTGCTCCCTGCAGCGGCCCCATAGAAGAGggggaggatgaagaggaagaggaggatgagggGGCGGAGACGCCCTCTGCTCCACCCGAGTCGGAGAGACCCAAAGATGTGGAG ttcttcctgtcagatGAAGACCAAATGGCCAAATGTGGCGCAGAGAGCCCCCACTCGCCTCGGGAGCTGAACTTCGTCCCGCAGCCTGCTGTGGATGCAGACACCGACGCATCCTCCAATGA TAAACCGGCCTCGGCGGACGCTCCCAGCTCTGCTCCCCAGTCGCCTCCACCTGGTCACCCCCCGCTGGCCAGGGTCTCCTCAACCGGCCGCAGCTACGACCTGCAAGAGCGCCGACGCACGGGCAACATGACGGGCGCCGAGCAAGCCAAGTACGAGCGCATCGCCACAGATGAGAGCGAAGCCCAGACGCTGGCCTCCGCCGACCTGGATGGCATCAAGA GTCATCGTTTCGAGGATGTTCCTGGCGTGCGCAGACACCTCGTCAGAAAGAGCACCAAAGGACAAGTGGTGCACACGGGCAAAGACCACAAAGAGCCGACGACTCGCAGTCGAAAGCAGGACCGCACGCCACATGAG TTACCGGTGGTTCTTTACCGCTCTCCCTCGCGACCAGACTGTATCCTGCTGGACATGGATTGCGGTCAAATGGCTCGGTACCAGAAG GTGTTTGTGGAGCTGAATGAACTGACTATGGACAAGAACCAGGAGATGCAGTGGAAAGAGACGGCCCGTTGGATCAAGTTTGAGGAAGACGTAGAAGAGGAGACGGACCGCTGGGGGAAACCTCACGTTGCCTCGCTGTCTTTCCGCAGTTTGCTGGAGCTCAGAAAGACCATCTCCCACG GTGCGGTGCTGCTGGACCTGGACCAGAAGACTCTGCCTGGCATCGCCCACCAGGTGGTGGAGAAGATGATCATTTCTGACCAGATCAAAGCTGAGGACCGAGCCAACGTCCTGAGGGCCCTGCTGCTTAAACACAG TCACCCGAGCGATGAGAAGGAGCACAGTAGCCACTTTCCCAGAAACATCTCAGCAGCCAGCCTCGGCAGCCTGATAGCACACCACCACAACGCCAACCACAGCCATCAGCTGGAGCCGTCGGTGACCGACCCCCTCATGGGCACCGCCAACTCCACGGGGGACATGGACACGCACATCGACATGGACAAGAACGAGCTGCAG AAGGAGCCGACTCTGGGGACCGGCATGCATCGATCAAAGTCCAAACATGAGCTGAAGCTGCTGGAGAAGATTCCCGAGAATGCCGAGGCCACAGTTGTCCTTGTGG GCTGCGTGGACTTCCTGGAGCAGCCCACCATGGCTTTTGTGAGGCTGCAGGAGGCTGTGGAGCTGGAGTCCGTCCTGGAAGTGCCTGTGCCGGTCAGGTTCCTCTTCGTTCTGCTGGGACCGCCAACCACCAGCATGGACTACCACCAGATAGGACGCTCCATCTCCACCCTCATGTCTGACAAG CAATTTCACGAGGCGGCTTACTTGGCGGACGACAGACAGGACCTGCTGAACGCCATCAACAGCTTCTTGGACTGCAGCATCGTGCTGCCGCCGTCAGAGATGGGAGATGACGAGCTGCTGCGCTCTGTTGCCCGCTTCCAGAGGGAGATGCTGCGCAAGAGGGAGGAACAGGAGGTCAAGCTGTTGTCCAAAGAGCCGAAAAGCCTCGAAGAAAAAG AGGCTCTCCTCACGCCTTTGAAAAAGTCAGACAACCCCTTACAGCGCACTGGGCGCCCCTTCGGTGGGCTGATACGAGACGTGCGGCGGCGTTACCCAAAGTATGTCAGCGACTTCAAGGACGCCCTGAACAGTCAGTGCATGGCGGCGGTCATCTTCATCTACTTCGCTGCCCTCTCTCCAGCCATAACGTTCGGAGGCCTGCTGG GCGAGAAGACGGACGGTCTGATCGGCGTCTCTGAGCTGATCGTGTCGACGGCGGTGCAGGGCGTCCTCTTCTGTTTGCTTGGGGCTCAGCCGCTGCTGGTTGTCGGCTTCTCGGGTCCGCTGCTGGTCTTTGAGGAAGCCTTTTACAGC TTCTGCAAAACCAATGACATGGAGTACCTAACGGGCCGCGTCTGGATCGGGTTCTGGCTCATCATCATCGTGGTCGTCACGGTGGCCTTGGAAGGCAGCTTCCTGGTGCGCTTCGTCTCCCGCTTCACCCAGGAAATCTTCTCCTTCCTCATCTCCCTCATCTTCATCTGCGAGACCTTCATCAAGCTCGGCAAG ATTTTCAAGGAGCACCCTCTTAAGCGCTGCTCGCTGGTCAACGGCACAGAAGGCGTGGCCTCGATGGACAACGACACCCTGGCGGTGGGCAACGGGACCCTGCCTGTGACGGTCAGCGGGGAGCCCAACACCGCGCTGCTGTCTCTGGCTCTCATGGCGGGAACGTTTTTCATCGCTTTCTACCTGCGCAAGTTCAAGAACAGCGCCTTCTTCCCTGGAAGG CTCCGCAGGATCATCGGAGACTTCGGTGTACCCATTGCGATCCTCATCATGGTCCTGGTGGATTACAGCCTGGAAGACACCTACACACAG AAACTGAGCGTGCCCAGAGGGTTCTCTGTGACGAGCCCCAGCAAACGAGGTTGGATCATCAGTCCTCTGGGCTCGGACGGCGAGTTCCCCGTCTGGATGATGTTCGCCTGCTGTCTGCCCGCTCTGCTGGTTTTCATCCTCATCTTCATGGAGACTCAGATCACCAC CCTGATAGTCTGTAAGAAGGAGCGGATGCTGGTGAAGGGTTCCGGTTTCCACCTGGACCTGCTCCTGATCGTGGTTCTGGGCGGCAGCTCGGCGCTGTTCGGCCTGCCGTGGATGGCGGCCGCCACCGTTCGCTCGGTGACCCACGTCAACGCCCTCACGGTCATGAGTAAGGCCGTCGCCCCTGGAGACAAGCCTCGCATCCAGGAGGTGAAGGAGCAGAGGGTCACCGGGCTTCTGGTCGCCGTCATGGTCG GCATGTCCATCGTGATAGGCGACCTGCTGCGTCAGATCCCGCTGGCTGTGCTGTTCGGTATTTTCCTCTACATGGGTGTGATGTCACTCAACGGCATCCAGCTGACGGAGCGGATGATGCTGCTGCTCATGCCCCCAAAGTATCACCCTGACCACACCTACGTCCGCAAG GTTCGCACGCTGCGCATGCATCTGTTCACCGTCATCCAGGTGGTGTGTTTGGCCGTCCTGTGGGCCGTCATGTCCACCCAGGCGTCTCTGGCTTTCCCCTTCGTGCTCATCCTCACCGTCCCCGTCAAGATGTTGGTGCTGCAGCGCATCTTTACCGTCAGGGAGATTGCGTGT CTGGACGCAGATGACGCAGAACCCAAGTTTGACGAGCGCGAGTGTCACGATGAGTATTCGGAGATGCCCATGCCGGTGTAG
- the slc4a2b gene encoding anion exchange protein 2b isoform X2 — protein sequence MSNPSTHGPEAPAPSSLHGVPRPEEEDDGDLNKALGVQRFQQILRPAAAVPDEQHHSYHEEDIEYHRHSSHHIHRPLSKLPSEGRRKKSGKKRKKDKDHKASSAPCSGPIEEGEDEEEEEDEGAETPSAPPESERPKDVEFFLSDEDQMAKCGAESPHSPRELNFVPQPAVDADTDASSNDKPASADAPSSAPQSPPPGHPPLARVSSTGRSYDLQERRRTGNMTGAEQAKYERIATDESEAQTLASADLDGIKSHRFEDVPGVRRHLVRKSTKGQVVHTGKDHKEPTTRSRKQDRTPHEVFVELNELTMDKNQEMQWKETARWIKFEEDVEEETDRWGKPHVASLSFRSLLELRKTISHGAVLLDLDQKTLPGIAHQVVEKMIISDQIKAEDRANVLRALLLKHSHPSDEKEHSSHFPRNISAASLGSLIAHHHNANHSHQLEPSVTDPLMGTANSTGDMDTHIDMDKNELQKEPTLGTGMHRSKSKHELKLLEKIPENAEATVVLVGCVDFLEQPTMAFVRLQEAVELESVLEVPVPVRFLFVLLGPPTTSMDYHQIGRSISTLMSDKQFHEAAYLADDRQDLLNAINSFLDCSIVLPPSEMGDDELLRSVARFQREMLRKREEQEVKLLSKEPKSLEEKEALLTPLKKSDNPLQRTGRPFGGLIRDVRRRYPKYVSDFKDALNSQCMAAVIFIYFAALSPAITFGGLLGEKTDGLIGVSELIVSTAVQGVLFCLLGAQPLLVVGFSGPLLVFEEAFYSFCKTNDMEYLTGRVWIGFWLIIIVVVTVALEGSFLVRFVSRFTQEIFSFLISLIFICETFIKLGKIFKEHPLKRCSLVNGTEGVASMDNDTLAVGNGTLPVTVSGEPNTALLSLALMAGTFFIAFYLRKFKNSAFFPGRLRRIIGDFGVPIAILIMVLVDYSLEDTYTQKLSVPRGFSVTSPSKRGWIISPLGSDGEFPVWMMFACCLPALLVFILIFMETQITTLIVCKKERMLVKGSGFHLDLLLIVVLGGSSALFGLPWMAAATVRSVTHVNALTVMSKAVAPGDKPRIQEVKEQRVTGLLVAVMVGMSIVIGDLLRQIPLAVLFGIFLYMGVMSLNGIQLTERMMLLLMPPKYHPDHTYVRKVRTLRMHLFTVIQVVCLAVLWAVMSTQASLAFPFVLILTVPVKMLVLQRIFTVREIACLDADDAEPKFDERECHDEYSEMPMPV from the exons ccAGAGGCTCCTGCTCCCTCCTCTCTTCACGGGGTTCCCCGCCCAGAAGAGGAGGACGACGGGGACCTGAATAAAGCTTTGGGTGTCCAGCGCTTCCAGCAGATCCTCCGCCCTGCTGCCGCCGTCCCCGACGAGCAGCACCACTCTTACCATGAAGAGGACATCGAAT ACCACCGTCACTCCTCTCACCACATCCACCGGCCTCTGTCCAAACTGCCCTCCGAGGGACGAAGGAAGAAGAGCGGCAAGAAGAGGAAAAAGGACAAGGATCACAAAGCCAGCAGTGCTCCCTGCAGCGGCCCCATAGAAGAGggggaggatgaagaggaagaggaggatgagggGGCGGAGACGCCCTCTGCTCCACCCGAGTCGGAGAGACCCAAAGATGTGGAG ttcttcctgtcagatGAAGACCAAATGGCCAAATGTGGCGCAGAGAGCCCCCACTCGCCTCGGGAGCTGAACTTCGTCCCGCAGCCTGCTGTGGATGCAGACACCGACGCATCCTCCAATGA TAAACCGGCCTCGGCGGACGCTCCCAGCTCTGCTCCCCAGTCGCCTCCACCTGGTCACCCCCCGCTGGCCAGGGTCTCCTCAACCGGCCGCAGCTACGACCTGCAAGAGCGCCGACGCACGGGCAACATGACGGGCGCCGAGCAAGCCAAGTACGAGCGCATCGCCACAGATGAGAGCGAAGCCCAGACGCTGGCCTCCGCCGACCTGGATGGCATCAAGA GTCATCGTTTCGAGGATGTTCCTGGCGTGCGCAGACACCTCGTCAGAAAGAGCACCAAAGGACAAGTGGTGCACACGGGCAAAGACCACAAAGAGCCGACGACTCGCAGTCGAAAGCAGGACCGCACGCCACATGAG GTGTTTGTGGAGCTGAATGAACTGACTATGGACAAGAACCAGGAGATGCAGTGGAAAGAGACGGCCCGTTGGATCAAGTTTGAGGAAGACGTAGAAGAGGAGACGGACCGCTGGGGGAAACCTCACGTTGCCTCGCTGTCTTTCCGCAGTTTGCTGGAGCTCAGAAAGACCATCTCCCACG GTGCGGTGCTGCTGGACCTGGACCAGAAGACTCTGCCTGGCATCGCCCACCAGGTGGTGGAGAAGATGATCATTTCTGACCAGATCAAAGCTGAGGACCGAGCCAACGTCCTGAGGGCCCTGCTGCTTAAACACAG TCACCCGAGCGATGAGAAGGAGCACAGTAGCCACTTTCCCAGAAACATCTCAGCAGCCAGCCTCGGCAGCCTGATAGCACACCACCACAACGCCAACCACAGCCATCAGCTGGAGCCGTCGGTGACCGACCCCCTCATGGGCACCGCCAACTCCACGGGGGACATGGACACGCACATCGACATGGACAAGAACGAGCTGCAG AAGGAGCCGACTCTGGGGACCGGCATGCATCGATCAAAGTCCAAACATGAGCTGAAGCTGCTGGAGAAGATTCCCGAGAATGCCGAGGCCACAGTTGTCCTTGTGG GCTGCGTGGACTTCCTGGAGCAGCCCACCATGGCTTTTGTGAGGCTGCAGGAGGCTGTGGAGCTGGAGTCCGTCCTGGAAGTGCCTGTGCCGGTCAGGTTCCTCTTCGTTCTGCTGGGACCGCCAACCACCAGCATGGACTACCACCAGATAGGACGCTCCATCTCCACCCTCATGTCTGACAAG CAATTTCACGAGGCGGCTTACTTGGCGGACGACAGACAGGACCTGCTGAACGCCATCAACAGCTTCTTGGACTGCAGCATCGTGCTGCCGCCGTCAGAGATGGGAGATGACGAGCTGCTGCGCTCTGTTGCCCGCTTCCAGAGGGAGATGCTGCGCAAGAGGGAGGAACAGGAGGTCAAGCTGTTGTCCAAAGAGCCGAAAAGCCTCGAAGAAAAAG AGGCTCTCCTCACGCCTTTGAAAAAGTCAGACAACCCCTTACAGCGCACTGGGCGCCCCTTCGGTGGGCTGATACGAGACGTGCGGCGGCGTTACCCAAAGTATGTCAGCGACTTCAAGGACGCCCTGAACAGTCAGTGCATGGCGGCGGTCATCTTCATCTACTTCGCTGCCCTCTCTCCAGCCATAACGTTCGGAGGCCTGCTGG GCGAGAAGACGGACGGTCTGATCGGCGTCTCTGAGCTGATCGTGTCGACGGCGGTGCAGGGCGTCCTCTTCTGTTTGCTTGGGGCTCAGCCGCTGCTGGTTGTCGGCTTCTCGGGTCCGCTGCTGGTCTTTGAGGAAGCCTTTTACAGC TTCTGCAAAACCAATGACATGGAGTACCTAACGGGCCGCGTCTGGATCGGGTTCTGGCTCATCATCATCGTGGTCGTCACGGTGGCCTTGGAAGGCAGCTTCCTGGTGCGCTTCGTCTCCCGCTTCACCCAGGAAATCTTCTCCTTCCTCATCTCCCTCATCTTCATCTGCGAGACCTTCATCAAGCTCGGCAAG ATTTTCAAGGAGCACCCTCTTAAGCGCTGCTCGCTGGTCAACGGCACAGAAGGCGTGGCCTCGATGGACAACGACACCCTGGCGGTGGGCAACGGGACCCTGCCTGTGACGGTCAGCGGGGAGCCCAACACCGCGCTGCTGTCTCTGGCTCTCATGGCGGGAACGTTTTTCATCGCTTTCTACCTGCGCAAGTTCAAGAACAGCGCCTTCTTCCCTGGAAGG CTCCGCAGGATCATCGGAGACTTCGGTGTACCCATTGCGATCCTCATCATGGTCCTGGTGGATTACAGCCTGGAAGACACCTACACACAG AAACTGAGCGTGCCCAGAGGGTTCTCTGTGACGAGCCCCAGCAAACGAGGTTGGATCATCAGTCCTCTGGGCTCGGACGGCGAGTTCCCCGTCTGGATGATGTTCGCCTGCTGTCTGCCCGCTCTGCTGGTTTTCATCCTCATCTTCATGGAGACTCAGATCACCAC CCTGATAGTCTGTAAGAAGGAGCGGATGCTGGTGAAGGGTTCCGGTTTCCACCTGGACCTGCTCCTGATCGTGGTTCTGGGCGGCAGCTCGGCGCTGTTCGGCCTGCCGTGGATGGCGGCCGCCACCGTTCGCTCGGTGACCCACGTCAACGCCCTCACGGTCATGAGTAAGGCCGTCGCCCCTGGAGACAAGCCTCGCATCCAGGAGGTGAAGGAGCAGAGGGTCACCGGGCTTCTGGTCGCCGTCATGGTCG GCATGTCCATCGTGATAGGCGACCTGCTGCGTCAGATCCCGCTGGCTGTGCTGTTCGGTATTTTCCTCTACATGGGTGTGATGTCACTCAACGGCATCCAGCTGACGGAGCGGATGATGCTGCTGCTCATGCCCCCAAAGTATCACCCTGACCACACCTACGTCCGCAAG GTTCGCACGCTGCGCATGCATCTGTTCACCGTCATCCAGGTGGTGTGTTTGGCCGTCCTGTGGGCCGTCATGTCCACCCAGGCGTCTCTGGCTTTCCCCTTCGTGCTCATCCTCACCGTCCCCGTCAAGATGTTGGTGCTGCAGCGCATCTTTACCGTCAGGGAGATTGCGTGT CTGGACGCAGATGACGCAGAACCCAAGTTTGACGAGCGCGAGTGTCACGATGAGTATTCGGAGATGCCCATGCCGGTGTAG